One Pseudonocardia sediminis DNA window includes the following coding sequences:
- a CDS encoding branched-chain amino acid aminotransferase, which translates to MSAPSFAVTMNPAPASPERRAEILADPGFGRYMTDHMATIRWTEGQGWHDPEIVPYGPLVLDPSSMVLHYGQEIFEGLKAYRQPDGSIASFRPDANARRFQGSAARLAMPELPEELFLASLSELLAVDGEWVPAAGGEDSLYLRPFMIATEVGLGVRPSSEYLYAVIASPAGPYFSGGVKPMDVWLETEYTRAALGGTGTAKCGGNYAASLLPQSIGAEHGCSQVAYLDAEERTWIDEMGSNNLFFVFSSEGETELVTPELRGSVLAGITRDSLMTLAEDMGITVISRRIAGQEWLGGAANGLLTEVFGCGTAAVITPIGTVRHHGGEVQIGGGEPGPVTLRLREGLTAIQRGAAPDKHGWMYPLVKAPASV; encoded by the coding sequence ATGAGCGCGCCGTCCTTCGCCGTCACCATGAATCCCGCGCCCGCGTCGCCGGAGCGGCGCGCCGAGATTCTCGCCGATCCCGGGTTCGGCCGGTACATGACCGACCACATGGCCACGATCCGCTGGACCGAGGGCCAGGGCTGGCACGACCCCGAGATCGTGCCCTACGGCCCGCTCGTGCTGGACCCGTCGTCGATGGTGCTGCACTACGGCCAGGAGATCTTCGAGGGCCTCAAGGCCTACCGTCAGCCCGACGGGTCGATCGCCTCGTTCCGCCCGGACGCCAACGCGCGCCGCTTCCAGGGCTCGGCCGCCCGCCTGGCCATGCCGGAGCTCCCCGAGGAGCTGTTCCTGGCCTCGCTGTCCGAGCTGCTCGCGGTGGACGGCGAGTGGGTGCCCGCCGCCGGCGGTGAGGACTCGCTCTACCTGCGCCCGTTCATGATCGCGACCGAGGTCGGCCTGGGCGTGCGGCCGTCGTCGGAGTACCTCTACGCCGTGATCGCCTCGCCGGCCGGGCCGTACTTCTCCGGCGGCGTCAAGCCGATGGACGTCTGGCTCGAGACCGAGTACACCCGCGCCGCGCTGGGCGGCACCGGCACCGCGAAGTGCGGCGGGAACTACGCCGCGTCGCTGCTGCCGCAGTCCATCGGCGCCGAGCACGGCTGCTCCCAGGTCGCCTACCTCGACGCCGAGGAGCGCACCTGGATCGACGAGATGGGCTCGAACAACCTGTTCTTCGTCTTCAGCTCCGAGGGCGAGACCGAGCTGGTCACCCCGGAGCTGCGCGGCAGCGTGCTGGCGGGGATCACCCGCGACTCGTTGATGACGCTGGCCGAGGACATGGGCATCACGGTCATCTCGCGGCGGATCGCCGGGCAGGAGTGGCTGGGCGGCGCGGCCAACGGGCTGCTCACCGAGGTGTTCGGCTGCGGCACCGCGGCGGTGATCACGCCCATCGGCACCGTCCGGCACCACGGCGGCGAGGTCCAGATCGGCGGCGGTGAGCCCGGCCCGGTCACGCTGCGGCTGCGCGAGGGACTGACCGCCATCCAGCGCGGCGCGGCACCGGACAAGCACGGGTGGATGTACCCGCTGGTGAAGGCCCCCGCCTCCGTCTGA